Within the Erigeron canadensis isolate Cc75 chromosome 6, C_canadensis_v1, whole genome shotgun sequence genome, the region catgtatccatctatgctcaatggtttgtgattaggttgacatcaagacatacttggattcgaatagatataccttactatatctgtgctcatactctgtgcttgtagaactacgcttgtagcagatcacggTGAGTCTTtgtagcccctttttacttatgctttggggtgaaaggaatacaaacGTGTTTTTCATATATGCCGTAACTTCTTTCTTTGGTTATTcgatggctatttgactactttatGATAacgatacatactagccatgtcatgatGATGACTGTAAGTCCACGATTGATATACTAGCCAGGTCATGACGATGACCGTAAGTGCACGATatacatactagccaggtcgactgtaagtgcacgattatacTCTACTCATACTTATGTAACATGAACATGTCATGCCTCTTCATACCAACTATTCGTGTATTCTCATTTAACGGCATAAAACTATTTACTCAAACGATGAATGTATCAAGAGATTATTTAAGGAAACTATTATGATTCAAACGAGATTTCAAGATATGttctcaaacctacgaactcaccaacctttgtgttgactcttttaagtattcctttcaggtaatcaagcaaatcgtggctaggattggtagcatgggactcgtagcagacttcaggcttaggatttggagttttgctTGCATTCTTATGTGAtagatggcaatatgcctaactgTTTCCCCTGCATGGGAACTTATCTTACTATTTGTTTGGATGATGTAGAACTTATGTTTGACATTTATGTTTGGGAACTATGATTTGTGATTTGAACTATGTAAGCaactatttatgtttaatctatgcactcatttaacttttcctatgtaatatccatgtgcgcgtgtgctttatcttacatcccgagttttccgcctagtcggggtgttacatcgTGCCTTCAACATGACAGCTGAACATGCTCAATCAGATGATGAGGTAGTTAGTGGTACCTTTATTATTAATTCTTCTCTTGCTAATGTGTTATTTGATTCTGGTGCAAATAGATCTTTTGTGTCTACTTTATTTGCTCCTAAGCTTGGTACAGTAACTCGCACATTAGATACACCAATTGAGGTTGAGATAGTTGATGGTCGTACTTCTATGGTTCGCAATGGCTTCTTTGATTGTTCTATTGAGATAGAGGGTCATTCTTTTTCTATTGACTTGTTGCCCACTACTGTTTCTAGCTTTGATATTATCGTGGGTATGGATTGGATGTCTAAAAATGGTGCTGTTATTCTCTGTTCTAAGAAGATTGTGCGTATCACTACTCCAAATGGTGATGTAGTTTCTATCTATGGTGATAAACAAAAGGGTAGTGTGAAGATTGTTTCTCTTGTGAAAGCTCTTAGGTGTATCCGACAGGCTAAGGAGCATTCTAATCATTTTATGGCTTATGTAATTGATTCATGGACGGCTAATCCTTCTATTTCTGATGTTGATGTTGTAGCTAAGTTTCCTGATGTCTTTCCAGATGATCTTCCGGGTCTTCCTCCTGATAGAGAAGTAAAGTTTCACATTGATCTTATTCCTACTGAGATGAAGGAGTTGATGTCTCAGCTCCAAGAGTTGCTTGATAAGGGGTTTATTCGTCCAAGTTCCTCGCCTTGGGGTGCTCCTATTCTGTTTgtaaagaagaaagatggttctGTGAGGATGTGTATCGATTATCGTGAGCTTAACAAGCGAACGGTGTAACTTATTTGATCAGTTACAGGGTGCTTCTTATTTTTCTAAGATTGATTTGCGGTCGGGTTATCATCAGTTGAAGGTGGATGGAGAAAGTGTTGCTAAAACAGCTTTTCGTACTCGTTATGGGGATTATGAGTTTTTGGTCATGCCTTTTGGATTAACTAATGCTCCAGCTgctttcatggatctcatgaatcGTGTTTGCCGGCCTTATCTTGATCATTTTgtcattgttttcattgatgacattcttATTTACTCTAAATCTGTTGAAGAGCATCGTGAGCACTTGAGGACTATTCTTGAGGTTCTCAGGGAGAAGAATTTATATGCAAAATTCTCCAAGTGCAAATTCTGGCTTAAGGAAGTTCATTTCCTTGGGAATGTCATTTCTAGTGAAGGTTTGAAAGTTGATCCATCAAAAATTGAAGTTGTGGTGAAATGGGAGCAGCCGAATTCGCCGACGGAAATAAAGTCTTTTCTGGGTTTAGCTGGCTATTACAGGAGGTTCATTCAAGATTTTTCTCGTATTGCTAAGCCGATGACTGAGTTGACAAAGAAAGGGGTGAAGTTCTTGTGGATTGATTCACAAGAAAGATCTTTtcagattttgaagaagaaattgtGTGAAGCTCCTATTCTTGCTTTGCCTGAAGGGACAGAGGATATGGTGGTTTATAGTGATGCTTCGGGTGCTGGTTTGGGTTGTGTCTTGACGCAGCGTGGGAAGGTTATTGCATATGCTTCACGCCAGTTGAAGCcacatgagaagaattatcCGACTCATGATTTGGAGCTTGCAGCAGTTATTTTTGCTTTGAAATTATGGAGGCATTATCTATATGGCACAAAATGTACTTTATTTACTGATCATAAGAGTTTGCAATATGTCTTTAACCAGCAAGACTTGAATGCGAGACAGAGGCGCTGGATGGAGTTGTTGAAAGACTATGATTGTGAAATTAAATATCATCCAGGGAAAGCTAATGTGGTTGCTGATGCTTTGAGTAGAAAAGGACAGGGTCCAATATGTCAACTTCATTCTATGATTACCGAGGTGAAATCTGGGTTGCTTGAGCGTATCAAGTCAGCTCAAGTTGAGGCTTTGTTACCGGCTAATgttgatgatgaaggaataggtaaaaagaatagaattgaAATGGAGGTGAATAGTCGTGGTTTTCAGACCTTGAATGGTAGGATTTGGGTGCCCAAACTCGGAGGTGTTCGAGAATTGATTCTTAAGGAGGCTCATAGGTCGAGATATTCAGTTCATCCGGGTGCAACTAAGATGTATCGTGATCTTAAGCCGTTGTATTGGTAGCCAGTTATGAAGTTAGATGTAGCTGAGTTCGTTCAAAGGTGTGTGACTTGTGCCTAAGTCAAAGCTGAGCACCAAAAGCCTTATGGTAAATTACAACAGTTAGAGATTCCAGAGTGGAAGTGGGATCACATTACCATGGATTTCATTACAAAATTACCTAGGACGCCAAAGggtaatgatatgatatgggtcaTAGTGGATAGATTGACCAAGAGTGCTCAAGTCTTAGCTACACGTGAGACAGCTTCGCTGAATAAGTTGGCCAAGTTATATGTAGATGAGATTGTGTCGAAGCATGGGGTTCCATTATCTATTGTTTCAGATCGTGACAGTTGATTTAATTCTAACTTTTGGAGGGGTTTACATCGAGAGTTGGGTACTAGAATTCATTTGAGTACTGCTTatcatcctcaaactgatggacAGAGTGAGAGGACCATTCAGACTTTAGAGGATATGTTGAGATCTTGTGTGATTGAGTTCAGTGGTGCTTGGGATGATCATTTACCTTTAATCgagttttcttataataacAGTTATCATTCGAGCATTGGGATGCCGCCATTTGAGATGTTCTATGGGAGTAAGTGTAAGACTCCTAGTTCTTGGTTAGAACCTGGTGAAAAGCAGTTTGCGGGGCCGAAAATTGTTCAGATAACGGCAGATAAAGTGAATATTGCAAAAGAAGCACTTAAAGTTGCTAGAGATCGTCAAAAGACTTATGCTGATTAGAAGAGACGACCTATGGAGTTTAAGGTGGGTGACATGGTTATGTTGAAAGTGTCGCCTTGGAAGGGTATTATTCGGTTTGGTAAACGAGGTAAGTTGAGTCCTCGTTTTATTGGACCATTTAAAGTCCTGGAGCGGGTCAATCAACAAGCCTATAAGCTAGACCTTCCTCCTGAATTAGATGgtattcataacacttttcatgtTTGCTACCTGAGGAAGTGTTTGACAGAGGAGATGAGTGTAATTCTTTTGGAAGATATTAGCATTGATCCCAAGAAGAAAATGATAGATGAATCGGTTGAGATTCTTGGCCGGAAACAAAAGAAGCTTCGTAGGAAGGTAATCGACCTTGTGCTGATTAAATGGAGGCATAATAAAGGTGAGAGTTTAACGTGGGAGACTGAAGCAGTAATGAGGGATCGTTACCCGCATTTATTTGTTGCTGAGTAGATTCTGAGGACAGAATCCTTTCAAGGaggaggtaattgtaacatcccgaactctTTTATTCATTTAGTTGACTTTGACTGTTAGTCAATGTTGACCTATCGTTAAGTGGCTTTATGTGAGTTATTACGTGGATATTAAGGTAGTTTAAAATGTGTGTCCTTTAGTTGGACAGGATATGTGTTCCTATAATTAGTGTGACATATCGATAAATGTTTACCAAAATGctttttatgttatatgtattcCTATTAGGTAATATGTGAATTTAAAATGTGGTTACGTAGTTAAGGGCTTAAGTGTGGACTGTATAAGCTATAGTTAGTGATTAGAGTTAACCACATTCTAGTTTAGTTTCTAAATGCAGTCAACAAGACTTTATACgttatatatctttttgattttaattatcatATGTGGCATGTTCTCGTGGGCCATTGTGGGCCATCAAGGAAGAAATTAAGCGGCAGCCCAAAAGCCTTTAATTTGGCATATAGTTTATGTAGCAAACCATAGTAAACGAAAAAAAAGGGTTAGTTTTGCTCGTGTAGCCGTCGAACAATAGATATAAGAAAAGGGTGTGTTCATTGGGAATTGAGTAG harbors:
- the LOC122604274 gene encoding uncharacterized protein LOC122604274, translating into MEFKVGDMVMLKVSPWKGIIRFGKRGKLSPRFIGPFKVLERVNQQAYKLDLPPELDGIHNTFHVCYLRKCLTEEMSVILLEDISIDPKKKMIDESVEILGRKQKKLRRKVIDLVLIKWRHNKGESLTWETEAVMRDRYPHLFVAE